Proteins encoded together in one Staphylococcus aureus window:
- a CDS encoding FAD/NAD(P)-binding protein, whose amino-acid sequence MHWTIIGGGIQGTAIAQKLLSSGLTTDRLTIIDPHETFCQRFNSYTNRIEMPYLRSPIVHHVHPQPFHLKQFAKQHQYTNAFYGPYQRPELTMFMDHIAHASKQYQLEDCLVQGLVQTLDKQEDKWHIKLEDGQIITTDCVVIAIGSTNIPFMPDILKDKQNVNHIFEKELDQVVYDKTDHIVGSGITAAHLALKLLNHDNDKKIHLWLNKDIEIHDFDADPGWLGPKNMSSFLSTKSMPERNAIVQRERHKGSMPHELYLRLKKHIKNGRINVHKTPITQISGGVINTENDSVPYQQIMVATGFEQDFMSQPLIKQLIQNYDAPINECNYPVISEKLEWIPNLFVAGCFADLELGPFGRNVMGGRKAAERIEQAFLKLQQYSA is encoded by the coding sequence ATGCATTGGACAATTATCGGCGGTGGCATACAGGGAACTGCAATCGCACAAAAACTATTATCAAGCGGATTAACAACAGACCGATTAACAATCATTGACCCACACGAAACTTTTTGCCAAAGGTTTAACTCATATACAAATCGAATAGAAATGCCTTATTTAAGATCACCGATTGTACATCACGTACATCCACAACCGTTCCATCTAAAACAATTCGCTAAACAGCACCAATATACAAATGCTTTTTATGGTCCTTATCAACGACCTGAATTGACAATGTTTATGGATCATATTGCACATGCTTCTAAACAATATCAATTAGAGGATTGCTTGGTTCAAGGTTTAGTTCAAACTTTAGATAAACAAGAAGACAAATGGCATATCAAGTTAGAAGATGGACAAATTATCACTACAGATTGCGTCGTTATTGCAATAGGCAGTACAAATATTCCGTTTATGCCTGACATTTTAAAAGACAAACAGAATGTAAATCATATCTTCGAGAAAGAACTTGATCAAGTAGTATATGATAAGACCGATCATATCGTTGGTAGCGGCATTACTGCTGCACATCTTGCACTTAAATTGTTAAATCATGATAACGATAAAAAGATTCATTTATGGCTAAATAAAGATATTGAAATACATGACTTTGATGCTGATCCTGGTTGGTTAGGTCCGAAAAATATGTCTTCATTTTTAAGTACTAAAAGCATGCCTGAAAGAAATGCCATTGTACAACGCGAACGTCATAAAGGATCAATGCCTCACGAACTGTACTTACGCCTTAAAAAACATATTAAAAATGGTCGTATAAATGTGCATAAAACACCTATCACTCAAATTAGTGGTGGTGTAATTAACACTGAAAATGATTCTGTTCCATATCAACAGATTATGGTTGCAACTGGTTTTGAACAAGATTTTATGTCACAACCACTTATTAAGCAATTAATACAAAATTATGATGCACCTATCAACGAATGTAATTACCCTGTTATTTCCGAAAAATTAGAATGGATACCAAATCTATTTGTCGCAGGATGCTTTGCAGACTTAGAATTAGGACCATTTGGTAGAAATGTTATGGGTGGCCGTAAAGCTGCCGAACGCATTGAACAAGCATTTCTAAAACTACAACAATATAGCGCATAA
- a CDS encoding NifU family protein produces MPTEDTTMFDQVAEVIERLRPFLLRDGGDCSLIDVEDGIVKLQLHGACGTCPSSTITLKAGIERALHEEVPGVIEVEQVF; encoded by the coding sequence ATGCCTACTGAAGATACAACGATGTTTGATCAAGTAGCAGAAGTTATTGAACGTCTTCGTCCATTTTTATTACGTGATGGTGGCGACTGCTCATTGATTGACGTGGAAGACGGTATTGTTAAATTACAATTACATGGTGCATGTGGTACATGCCCAAGTTCTACAATCACTCTTAAAGCTGGTATTGAGCGTGCATTACACGAAGAAGTGCCTGGTGTAATAGAAGTAGAACAAGTATTCTAA
- a CDS encoding PaaI family thioesterase yields the protein MTHLLETFEMSIDHQEDGLVVISMPVTDKVKQPFGYLHGGASIALGETACSLGSANLIDTTKFIPLGLEMNANHIHSAKDGRVTATAEIIHRGKSTHVWDIKIKNDKEQLITVMRGTVAIKPLK from the coding sequence ATGACTCATTTATTAGAGACATTTGAGATGTCAATAGATCACCAGGAAGATGGTTTAGTTGTTATTTCTATGCCTGTTACTGATAAAGTAAAACAACCATTTGGATATTTACATGGTGGGGCTTCGATTGCTTTAGGTGAAACAGCATGTTCATTAGGATCTGCTAATTTAATTGATACAACCAAATTTATTCCATTAGGTTTAGAGATGAATGCTAACCATATTCATTCTGCTAAAGATGGTCGTGTTACTGCGACAGCTGAAATTATTCATCGAGGTAAGTCGACACATGTATGGGATATAAAAATTAAGAATGACAAAGAACAATTAATTACAGTTATGCGTGGTACAGTTGCTATTAAACCTTTAAAATAA
- a CDS encoding YuzB family protein, whose product MNPIVEFCLSNMAKGGDYVFNQLENDPDVDVLEYGCLTHCGICSAGLYALVNGDIVEGDSPEELLQNIYAHIKETWIF is encoded by the coding sequence ATGAATCCGATCGTAGAATTTTGTCTCTCTAACATGGCAAAAGGTGGAGATTATGTTTTTAATCAACTGGAAAATGACCCAGATGTCGATGTGTTAGAGTATGGTTGCCTGACACATTGTGGTATATGTTCAGCCGGGTTGTATGCTTTAGTAAATGGTGATATTGTTGAAGGTGATTCGCCGGAAGAATTATTACAAAATATATATGCACATATAAAAGAAACTTGGATTTTTTAA
- a CDS encoding NAD(P)/FAD-dependent oxidoreductase, giving the protein MKNLVLLGGGYGNMRIMSRILTTSLPQDYTVTLVDRMPFHGLKPEFYALAAGTKSDKDVRMKFPNHPQVNTVYGEINDIDLDAQIVSVGNSKIDYDELIIGLGCEDKYHNVPGAEEYTHSIQTLSKARDTFHSISELPEGAKVGIVGAGLSGIELASELRESRSDLEIYLYDRGPRILRNFPEKLSKYVAKWFAKNNVTVVPNSNINKVEPGKIYNCDEPKDIDLVVWTAGIQPVEVVRNLPIDINSNGRVIVNQYHQVPTYRNVYVVGDCADLPHAPSAQLAEVQGDQIADVLKKQWLNEPLPDKMPELKVQGIVGSLGDKQGFAYIMDRTVTGRLASILKSGVLWLYKYHNG; this is encoded by the coding sequence ATGAAAAACTTAGTTTTGTTAGGCGGCGGATATGGTAATATGCGTATCATGTCACGCATTTTAACTACTTCTTTACCACAAGATTATACAGTCACATTAGTTGATCGTATGCCATTTCATGGATTGAAACCAGAATTTTATGCTTTAGCTGCGGGCACGAAATCAGATAAAGATGTTCGTATGAAATTCCCTAATCATCCACAAGTGAATACAGTTTATGGTGAAATTAACGACATAGATTTAGATGCTCAAATTGTCTCAGTCGGTAATTCTAAAATTGATTATGATGAGCTAATCATTGGTTTAGGATGTGAAGATAAATATCATAACGTTCCAGGAGCCGAAGAATATACACATAGTATTCAAACACTCTCAAAGGCTCGGGATACTTTCCATAGTATTAGTGAACTACCAGAAGGTGCTAAAGTCGGTATCGTTGGTGCTGGATTAAGCGGCATAGAACTTGCCAGCGAATTAAGAGAAAGTAGATCAGACTTGGAAATATATCTTTATGACCGTGGGCCGCGAATTTTAAGAAATTTTCCAGAAAAATTAAGTAAGTATGTTGCGAAATGGTTCGCCAAAAATAATGTTACCGTTGTTCCAAATTCAAATATTAATAAAGTTGAACCTGGTAAAATATATAACTGTGATGAACCTAAAGATATTGATTTAGTTGTATGGACAGCAGGAATTCAACCTGTTGAAGTTGTTCGTAACTTGCCGATTGATATAAATAGTAATGGACGCGTGATAGTTAACCAGTATCATCAAGTACCAACATATCGTAACGTCTATGTAGTTGGTGATTGTGCTGATTTACCACATGCGCCAAGTGCTCAGTTAGCCGAAGTTCAAGGTGATCAAATTGCCGATGTGCTTAAAAAGCAATGGCTAAATGAACCATTACCTGACAAAATGCCGGAACTAAAGGTACAAGGTATCGTTGGGTCATTAGGAGATAAGCAAGGTTTTGCATATATCATGGACCGCACTGTAACAGGACGACTCGCTTCTATTTTAAAATCCGGCGTACTTTGGTTATATAAATATCATAATGGTTAA
- a CDS encoding iron-sulfur cluster assembly accessory protein yields the protein MPTVILTEAAAYEVKDMLKANEMPDGYLKIKVNGGGCTGLTYGMGAEEAPGENDEVLEYFGLKVLVDKKDAPVLNGTTIDFKQSLMGGGFQIDNPNAIASCGCGSSFRTAKVAGNPENC from the coding sequence ATGCCAACAGTTATATTAACAGAAGCAGCTGCTTACGAAGTAAAAGATATGCTTAAAGCAAATGAAATGCCAGATGGCTATTTAAAAATTAAAGTGAATGGTGGCGGGTGCACTGGTTTAACATACGGTATGGGTGCAGAAGAAGCGCCTGGTGAAAATGATGAAGTCTTAGAATACTTTGGATTAAAAGTATTAGTAGACAAAAAAGATGCACCCGTATTAAATGGTACGACTATTGATTTTAAGCAATCATTAATGGGTGGCGGTTTCCAAATCGACAATCCTAATGCAATTGCTTCATGTGGCTGTGGTAGTTCATTTAGAACTGCAAAAGTTGCAGGTAATCCTGAAAATTGCTAA
- the dltD gene encoding D-alanyl-lipoteichoic acid biosynthesis protein DltD, producing MKLKPFLPILISGAVFIVFLLLPASWFTGLVNEKTVEDNRTSLTDQVLKGTLIQDKLYESNKYYPIYGSSELGKDDPFNPAIALNKHNANKKAFLLGAGGSTDLINAVELASQYDKLKGKKLTFIISPQWFTNHGLTNQNFDARMSQTQINQMFQQKNMSTELKRRYAQRLLQFPHVHNKEYLKSYAKNPKETKDSYISGFKENQLIKIEAIKSLFAMDKSPLEHVKPATKPDASWDEMKQKAVEIGKADTTSNKFGIRDQYWKLIQESKRKVRRDYEFNVNSPEFQDLELLVKTMRAAGADVQYVSIPSNGVWYDHIGIDKERRQAVYKKIHSTVVDNGGKIYDMTDKDYEKYVISDAVHIGWKGWVYMDEQIAKHMKGEPQPEVDKPKN from the coding sequence ATGAAATTAAAACCTTTTTTACCCATTTTAATTAGTGGAGCGGTATTCATTGTCTTTCTATTATTACCTGCTAGTTGGTTTACAGGATTAGTAAATGAAAAGACTGTAGAAGATAATAGAACTTCATTGACAGATCAAGTACTAAAAGGCACACTCATTCAAGATAAGTTATACGAATCAAACAAGTATTATCCTATATACGGCTCTAGTGAATTAGGTAAAGATGACCCATTTAATCCTGCAATTGCATTAAATAAGCATAACGCCAACAAAAAAGCATTCTTATTAGGTGCTGGTGGTTCTACAGACTTAATTAACGCAGTTGAACTTGCATCACAGTATGATAAATTAAAAGGTAAGAAATTAACATTTATTATTTCACCACAATGGTTTACAAACCATGGTTTAACGAATCAAAACTTTGATGCTCGTATGTCTCAAACTCAAATTAATCAAATGTTCCAGCAGAAAAACATGTCTACTGAATTAAAACGTCGTTATGCACAACGTTTATTACAGTTTCCACATGTACACAATAAAGAATACTTGAAATCTTATGCTAAAAACCCTAAAGAAACTAAAGATAGTTATATTTCTGGTTTTAAAGAGAATCAATTGATTAAAATAGAAGCGATTAAATCATTGTTTGCAATGGATAAATCTCCATTAGAACATGTTAAACCTGCTACAAAACCAGACGCTTCTTGGGATGAGATGAAACAAAAAGCAGTTGAAATTGGTAAAGCTGATACTACATCGAATAAATTTGGTATTAGAGATCAATACTGGAAATTAATTCAAGAAAGTAAGCGTAAAGTTAGACGTGACTACGAATTCAATGTTAATTCTCCAGAATTCCAAGATTTAGAATTACTTGTAAAAACAATGCGTGCTGCTGGTGCAGATGTTCAATATGTAAGTATTCCATCAAACGGTGTATGGTATGACCACATTGGTATCGATAAAGAACGTCGTCAAGCAGTTTATAAAAAAATCCATTCTACTGTTGTAGATAATGGTGGTAAAATTTACGATATGACTGATAAAGATTATGAAAAATATGTTATCAGTGATGCCGTACACATCGGTTGGAAAGGTTGGGTTTATATGGATGAGCAAATTGCGAAACATATGAAAGGTGAACCACAACCTGAAGTAGATAAACCTAAAAATTAA
- the mnhG1 gene encoding Na+/H+ antiporter Mnh1 subunit G, with the protein MIKIILISLALIFVIIGALISALAAIGLLRLEDVYSRAHAAGKASTLGAMSLLFGTFLYFIATQGFVNMQLIVAIIFVLITGPLSSHMIMKAAYNIKTPYTKKTKVDEISEDLKDTKL; encoded by the coding sequence ATGATCAAAATCATACTGATTAGTCTTGCACTTATCTTTGTTATCATCGGTGCTTTAATTAGCGCCCTAGCAGCTATAGGATTATTGAGACTTGAAGATGTATATTCACGTGCACATGCTGCCGGAAAAGCATCAACATTAGGTGCAATGTCATTACTATTTGGTACGTTTTTATATTTTATTGCTACTCAAGGTTTTGTAAATATGCAATTAATCGTTGCGATTATCTTTGTATTAATTACAGGTCCTCTTTCAAGTCATATGATTATGAAAGCAGCATATAATATTAAAACGCCTTATACTAAAAAGACTAAAGTCGATGAAATTTCGGAAGACTTAAAAGACACAAAATTGTAG
- the dltC gene encoding D-alanine--poly(phosphoribitol) ligase subunit 2, whose protein sequence is MEFREQVLNLLAEVAENDIVKENPDVEIFEEGIIDSFQTVGLLLEIQNKLDIEVSIMDFDRDEWATPNKIVEALEELR, encoded by the coding sequence ATGGAATTTAGAGAACAAGTATTAAATTTATTAGCAGAAGTAGCAGAAAATGATATTGTAAAAGAAAATCCAGACGTAGAAATTTTTGAAGAAGGTATTATTGATTCTTTCCAAACAGTTGGATTATTATTAGAGATTCAAAATAAACTTGATATCGAAGTATCTATTATGGACTTTGATAGAGATGAGTGGGCAACACCAAATAAAATCGTTGAAGCATTAGAAGAGTTACGATGA
- a CDS encoding leucyl aminopeptidase family protein, protein MNFKLNNTLSNEINTLIIGIPEHLNQLERISFNHIDITESLERLKHQHIIGSKVGKIYTTAFDVQDQTYRLITVGLGNLKTRSYQDMLKIWGHLFQYIKSEHIEDTYLLMDSFISKYDQLSDVLMACGIQSERATYEFDHYKSSKKAPFKTNLNLISESLIELDFIHEGISIGQSINLARDFSNMPPNVLTPQTFAEDIVNHFKNTKVKVDVKDYDTLVSEGFGLLQAVGKGSKHKPRLVTITYNGKDKDEAPIALVGKGITYDSGGYSIKTKNGMATMKFDMCGAANVVGIIEAASRLQLPVNIVGVLACAENMINEASMKPDDVFTALSGETVEVMNTDAEGRLVLADAVFYANQYQPSVIMDFATLTGAAIVALGDDKAAAFESNSKVILNDILQISSEVDEMVFELPITATERASIKHSDIADLVNHTNGQGKALFAASFVTHFSGQTPHIHFDIAGPATTNKASYNGPKGPTGFMIPTIVQWLKQQ, encoded by the coding sequence ATGAATTTTAAATTAAATAACACACTAAGCAACGAAATAAATACATTGATTATTGGTATACCAGAACATTTAAATCAGTTAGAGCGCATTAGTTTTAATCATATCGATATTACAGAATCACTTGAAAGACTAAAACATCAACATATTATTGGTAGTAAAGTTGGGAAGATTTATACAACTGCATTTGATGTACAAGATCAAACATATCGTTTAATTACAGTTGGTTTAGGAAACTTAAAGACACGTAGTTATCAAGATATGTTGAAAATATGGGGACATCTTTTCCAATACATAAAGTCAGAACACATTGAAGATACGTATTTACTTATGGATTCATTTATTTCAAAATATGATCAGTTATCAGATGTATTAATGGCATGCGGTATTCAAAGTGAGCGTGCAACATATGAATTCGATCATTATAAATCAAGTAAGAAGGCACCGTTTAAGACGAATTTAAACCTTATTAGTGAATCATTAATTGAATTAGATTTTATTCATGAGGGTATCAGTATTGGCCAATCCATTAATTTGGCAAGAGACTTTAGTAATATGCCACCGAATGTATTAACACCACAAACATTTGCAGAAGATATTGTTAATCATTTTAAAAATACAAAGGTCAAAGTAGATGTTAAAGATTATGACACTTTAGTTTCTGAAGGATTCGGACTTTTACAAGCAGTAGGTAAAGGTAGTAAGCATAAACCGAGATTAGTAACCATCACATATAATGGCAAAGACAAAGATGAAGCACCAATTGCCTTAGTTGGTAAAGGTATAACGTATGATTCTGGTGGTTATAGTATTAAAACGAAGAATGGCATGGCTACAATGAAGTTTGACATGTGTGGCGCTGCGAATGTCGTTGGTATCATTGAAGCGGCTAGTCGTTTACAACTGCCTGTAAATATTGTCGGAGTGCTTGCGTGTGCTGAAAATATGATAAATGAAGCATCAATGAAGCCAGATGATGTATTTACAGCATTAAGTGGTGAAACTGTAGAAGTAATGAATACAGACGCTGAAGGTAGATTAGTCCTTGCAGATGCTGTGTTTTATGCAAATCAATATCAGCCTAGTGTGATTATGGACTTTGCTACATTAACGGGTGCAGCAATTGTTGCACTAGGCGATGATAAAGCTGCTGCATTTGAATCGAATAGTAAAGTGATATTAAACGATATATTACAAATAAGTTCTGAAGTCGATGAAATGGTATTTGAATTACCGATTACTGCAACCGAACGTGCAAGTATTAAACACAGTGATATCGCTGATTTAGTTAACCATACGAATGGACAAGGTAAAGCGCTATTTGCGGCAAGTTTTGTAACACATTTTAGTGGTCAAACACCTCACATTCATTTCGATATTGCAGGTCCAGCAACGACTAATAAAGCTTCATATAATGGTCCAAAAGGGCCAACAGGATTTATGATTCCGACGATAGTACAATGGTTAAAACAACAATAA
- the mnhE1 gene encoding Na+/H+ antiporter Mnh1 subunit E has product MAVQLVLNFIIAVFWLFVTNSYTTNNFVLGFIFGLVLVYLLHRVLPGRFYVITLYRIIKLVIIFLIELIKANFDVLKIIIKPSIKNEPGFFVYHTDLKKDWQIVLLSNLITLTPGTVVLGVSDDRTKIYIHAIDFSTKEQEVESIKTSLEKIVREVGEI; this is encoded by the coding sequence ATGGCTGTACAATTAGTATTAAACTTTATTATCGCAGTGTTTTGGTTGTTTGTGACAAATAGTTACACAACAAATAACTTTGTGTTAGGTTTCATCTTTGGCCTAGTTCTTGTTTACCTCTTACACAGAGTGTTACCAGGTAGATTTTATGTCATCACGCTATATCGTATTATTAAATTAGTTATTATTTTCTTAATCGAACTGATTAAAGCTAATTTTGATGTTTTGAAAATTATTATTAAACCTTCGATTAAAAATGAACCAGGATTCTTTGTTTATCACACAGATTTAAAAAAAGATTGGCAAATTGTCTTGCTGTCTAATTTAATTACATTAACACCTGGTACTGTAGTGCTTGGTGTAAGTGACGATCGTACAAAAATTTATATTCATGCCATAGATTTTTCAACTAAAGAGCAAGAAGTAGAAAGTATTAAAACATCATTAGAGAAAATTGTAAGAGAGGTGGGCGAAATATAA
- a CDS encoding Na+/H+ antiporter family protein codes for MINAVVIAVILMIVLCLCRLNVVISLFISALVGGLISGMSIEKVINVFGKNIVDGAEVALSYALLGGFAALISYSGITDYLVGKIINAIHAENSRWSRVKVKVTIIIALLAMSIMSQNLIPVHIAFIPIVIPPLLSLFNDLKIDRRLIGLIIGFGLCFPYVLLPYGFGQIFQQIIQSGFAKANHPIEFNMIWKAMLIPSMGYIVGLLIGLYVYRKPREYETRKISDSDNVTELKPYILIVTIVAILATFLVQTFTDSMIFGALAGVLVFFISRAYNWYELDAKFVEGIKIMAYIGVVILTANGFAGVMNATGDIDELVKTLTSITGDNKLFSIIMMYVIGLIVTLGIGSSFATIPIIASLFIPFGASIGLDTMALIALIGTASALGDSGSPASDSTLGPTAGLNVDGQHDHIRDTCVPNFLFYNIPLMIFGTIAAMVL; via the coding sequence ATGATAAATGCAGTAGTAATAGCAGTAATTTTAATGATTGTGCTATGTTTATGTCGATTAAACGTAGTTATAAGCTTATTTATCAGTGCGCTAGTTGGTGGCTTAATTTCAGGCATGAGCATTGAAAAAGTTATAAATGTATTTGGGAAAAATATAGTCGATGGTGCTGAGGTAGCATTAAGCTATGCTTTATTAGGTGGATTTGCAGCATTAATTTCATACAGTGGTATCACAGACTATTTAGTAGGAAAAATTATAAATGCAATTCACGCTGAAAATAGTCGATGGTCAAGAGTTAAAGTCAAAGTGACAATAATCATTGCATTATTAGCTATGAGTATCATGAGTCAAAACTTAATTCCTGTACATATTGCATTCATTCCAATTGTCATCCCACCATTGTTAAGTCTGTTTAATGACTTAAAAATAGATAGACGTTTAATCGGTTTGATTATCGGTTTTGGTTTATGTTTCCCGTATGTGTTATTACCATATGGATTCGGTCAAATTTTCCAGCAAATTATTCAAAGTGGCTTTGCAAAGGCAAATCACCCAATTGAGTTTAATATGATTTGGAAAGCAATGCTTATTCCTTCAATGGGGTATATTGTTGGCTTACTTATCGGTTTATATGTATATCGTAAACCACGTGAATATGAAACACGTAAAATTTCAGATAGTGACAATGTTACAGAGTTAAAACCATATATCTTAATAGTAACAATTGTAGCAATACTAGCTACATTTTTAGTACAAACATTTACAGATTCAATGATTTTTGGTGCACTGGCAGGGGTACTCGTATTCTTTATTTCACGTGCATATAATTGGTATGAATTAGATGCTAAGTTTGTTGAAGGTATTAAAATTATGGCTTATATTGGTGTAGTTATTTTAACAGCAAATGGATTTGCTGGTGTAATGAATGCTACTGGTGATATAGATGAATTAGTTAAAACTTTAACAAGTATTACTGGTGATAATAAATTATTTAGCATTATCATGATGTATGTGATAGGTTTAATTGTCACTTTAGGTATTGGATCATCATTTGCAACAATTCCTATTATCGCATCATTATTCATTCCTTTTGGAGCGTCAATTGGACTAGATACAATGGCATTAATCGCATTGATTGGAACAGCGAGTGCATTAGGTGACTCAGGTTCGCCTGCAAGTGATTCAACATTAGGACCAACTGCGGGATTAAATGTTGATGGCCAACATGATCATATACGTGATACATGTGTACCAAACTTCTTGTTTTATAATATTCCTTTAATGATTTTCGGTACTATTGCTGCTATGGTACTATAA
- the mnhF1 gene encoding Na+/H+ antiporter Mnh1 subunit F, whose product MNHNVIIVIALIIVVISMLAMLIRVVLGPSLADRVVALDAIGLQLMAVIALFSILLNIKYMIVVIMMIGILAFLGTAVFSKFMDKGKVIEHDQNHTD is encoded by the coding sequence ATGAATCATAATGTTATTATCGTTATTGCATTAATCATAGTTGTCATTTCTATGTTAGCTATGCTCATTCGCGTTGTGCTAGGCCCATCACTTGCCGATCGTGTTGTCGCATTAGATGCGATTGGTCTTCAATTAATGGCAGTTATAGCATTATTCAGTATTTTATTAAATATTAAATACATGATTGTCGTTATTATGATGATTGGTATATTAGCTTTTTTAGGTACTGCAGTATTCTCTAAATTTATGGACAAAGGTAAGGTGATTGAACATGATCAAAATCATACTGATTAG
- a CDS encoding NAD(P)/FAD-dependent oxidoreductase, translating into MAQDRKKVLVLGAGYAGLQTVTKLQKAISTEEAEITLINKNEYHYEATWLHEASAGTLNYEDVLYPVESVLKKDKVNFVQAEVTKIDRDAKKVETNQGIYDFDILVVALGFVSETFGIEGMKDHAFQIENVITARELSRHIEDKFANYAASKEKDDNDLSILVGGAGFTGVEFLGELTDRIPELCSKYGVDQNKVKITCVEAAPKMLPMFSEELVNHAVSYLEDRGVEFKIATPIVACNEKGFVVEVDGEKQQLNAGTSVWAAGVRGSKLMEESFEGVKRGRIVTKQDLTINGYDNIFVIGDCSAFIPAGEERPLPTTAQIAMQQGESVAKNIKRILNGESTEEFEYVDRGTVCSLGSHDGVGMVFGKPIAGKKAAFMKKVIDTRAVFKIGGIGLAFKKGKF; encoded by the coding sequence ATGGCTCAAGATCGTAAAAAAGTACTTGTACTTGGTGCTGGTTATGCAGGTTTACAAACTGTAACTAAATTGCAAAAAGCGATATCAACAGAAGAAGCAGAAATTACGCTTATTAATAAAAATGAATATCACTATGAAGCAACATGGTTACATGAAGCATCAGCAGGTACACTAAACTATGAAGATGTATTATATCCTGTGGAAAGTGTCTTGAAGAAAGACAAAGTGAACTTTGTTCAAGCAGAAGTAACAAAAATTGACCGTGATGCTAAAAAGGTAGAAACAAATCAAGGTATTTATGACTTTGATATTTTAGTAGTAGCATTAGGTTTCGTTAGTGAAACATTCGGCATCGAAGGTATGAAAGATCATGCTTTCCAAATTGAAAATGTTATCACAGCACGTGAATTATCACGTCATATCGAAGACAAATTTGCTAACTATGCAGCATCAAAAGAAAAAGATGATAACGATTTATCTATCTTAGTTGGTGGTGCTGGATTCACTGGTGTTGAATTCTTAGGTGAATTAACAGACAGAATTCCTGAATTATGTAGCAAATATGGTGTGGATCAAAATAAAGTTAAAATCACTTGTGTTGAAGCAGCACCTAAAATGTTACCAATGTTCTCAGAAGAATTAGTTAACCACGCAGTTAGCTACTTAGAAGACCGCGGTGTTGAATTTAAAATTGCTACACCAATCGTTGCTTGTAACGAAAAAGGTTTTGTAGTTGAAGTAGATGGTGAAAAACAACAATTAAATGCAGGTACTTCAGTATGGGCAGCTGGTGTACGTGGTAGTAAATTAATGGAAGAATCATTTGAAGGCGTTAAACGTGGACGTATCGTTACAAAGCAAGATTTAACAATCAATGGTTACGACAACATTTTTGTTATTGGTGACTGTTCAGCGTTTATCCCAGCTGGAGAAGAACGTCCATTACCAACTACAGCACAAATTGCAATGCAACAAGGTGAAAGTGTTGCTAAAAACATTAAACGCATCTTAAACGGTGAATCAACTGAAGAATTCGAATACGTTGATCGTGGAACTGTTTGTTCTTTAGGTTCACATGACGGTGTAGGTATGGTATTTGGTAAACCTATCGCTGGTAAAAAAGCAGCATTCATGAAAAAAGTGATTGATACACGTGCGGTATTCAAAATCGGTGGTATCGGTTTAGCATTCAAAAAAGGTAAATTCTAG
- a CDS encoding YuzD family protein produces MEHVSVVVYGADVICASCVNAPTSKDIYDWLQPLLKRKYPNISFKYTYIDITKDNDNLTDHDLQFIERIEQDELFYPLITMNDEYVADGYIQTKQITRFIDQKLVNE; encoded by the coding sequence ATGGAGCACGTGAGTGTGGTAGTTTATGGGGCAGATGTTATATGTGCAAGTTGCGTTAATGCGCCAACATCGAAAGATATTTATGACTGGCTACAGCCGCTATTAAAAAGAAAATACCCAAATATATCATTTAAATATACGTATATAGATATTACAAAAGATAATGACAACTTAACAGATCATGATTTACAATTTATTGAAAGAATAGAACAAGATGAACTATTTTATCCATTAATTACAATGAACGATGAATATGTAGCAGATGGTTATATACAAACAAAGCAAATCACTCGATTTATAGACCAAAAGCTTGTGAATGAATAA